In a single window of the Hyalangium gracile genome:
- a CDS encoding heavy metal translocating P-type ATPase, translating to MSQQPHSSAEHPHSHSHGHVAAPGQDDGRPVDPVCGMKVNPQAPKGGTYDYEGHTYFFCNPKCREKFRAEPHKYLQPKAEVPPAGPPGTVYICPMDPEVRQDHPGACPKCGMALEPEAPVAATKTEYVCPMHPQVVRDAPGSCPICGMALEPRTVALEEAPDPELLSMTRRLWVSLALSVPVVFLGMSDLLPGQPVQRQLSASALAWVQLVLASPVVLWGGWPFFQRGAASVRNRHLNMFTLIALGTGAAYLFSVFATLFPGALPHAFTGHGGSIPVYFEAAAAIITLVLLGQVLELRARRATSGALRALLSLAPTTARRLRDDGQEEDVPLEHVHPGERLRVRPGEKVPVDGVVLEGESAVDESMVTGESLPVEKAPGAKVTGGTVNGTGSLVMRAERVGRDTLLARIVQRVSEAQRTRAPIQRLADKVSSIFVPTVIAVAVLTAIIWGVWGPEPRLAYALVNAVAVLIIACPCALGLATPISVVVGTGRGAQVGVLIRDAAALERMEQVDTLVVDKTGTLTEGKPRLVAVVPQAGFEETRLLRLAASLERGSEHPLAAAIVAGAQERGVVLTQVQDFRSITGKGVTGRVDGDAVALGNVALLAELEVEPGALAERAEALRREGQTVVFVVAGGKAAGVLGVADPIKLSTPEALTQLRREGLRVVMLTGDSRTTAEAVARKLGITEVVAEVLPEAKGDVVKKLQAEGRVVAMAGDGVNDAPALAQADVGIAMGTGTDIAMESAGVTLVKGDLLGIVRARKLSQGTLRNIRQNLFFAFVYNTLGVPLAAGALYPLFGLLLSPMFASAAMSLSSVSVIGNALRLRRLSL from the coding sequence CACCTACGACTACGAGGGCCACACCTACTTCTTCTGCAACCCGAAGTGCCGGGAGAAGTTTCGCGCGGAGCCCCACAAGTATCTCCAGCCGAAGGCCGAGGTGCCTCCCGCTGGCCCTCCGGGCACGGTGTACATCTGCCCGATGGATCCCGAGGTCCGCCAGGACCACCCGGGGGCATGCCCGAAGTGTGGCATGGCGCTGGAGCCCGAGGCGCCCGTGGCCGCGACGAAGACAGAGTACGTCTGCCCCATGCACCCGCAGGTGGTGCGGGATGCCCCGGGCAGCTGCCCCATCTGCGGCATGGCGCTGGAGCCTCGTACTGTAGCGCTGGAAGAGGCGCCGGACCCCGAGCTGCTCAGCATGACGCGGCGGCTCTGGGTATCCCTGGCGCTGTCCGTTCCCGTCGTGTTCCTGGGCATGTCGGACCTGCTGCCGGGGCAGCCCGTGCAGCGGCAGCTCTCTGCCTCGGCCCTGGCGTGGGTGCAGCTCGTGCTGGCCTCGCCGGTGGTGCTGTGGGGCGGGTGGCCCTTCTTCCAGCGGGGCGCGGCCTCGGTGCGCAATCGGCACCTCAACATGTTCACCCTCATCGCGCTGGGTACGGGCGCGGCGTACCTCTTCAGCGTCTTCGCCACGCTCTTCCCTGGTGCGCTGCCGCATGCCTTCACCGGCCACGGGGGCAGCATCCCTGTCTACTTCGAGGCGGCCGCGGCCATCATCACGCTGGTGCTCCTGGGACAGGTGCTGGAGCTGCGCGCGCGGCGAGCCACCTCGGGAGCGCTCCGGGCCCTGCTGAGCCTGGCTCCCACGACGGCCCGCCGCCTCCGTGACGACGGGCAGGAGGAGGACGTTCCCCTGGAGCACGTCCATCCCGGAGAGCGGCTCCGGGTGCGTCCGGGCGAGAAGGTCCCCGTGGACGGCGTGGTGCTGGAGGGTGAGAGCGCGGTGGACGAGTCCATGGTTACGGGCGAGTCCCTCCCGGTGGAGAAGGCGCCAGGCGCCAAGGTGACCGGTGGTACCGTCAACGGCACGGGCAGCCTGGTCATGCGGGCCGAGCGGGTGGGGCGCGACACGCTGCTGGCTCGCATCGTCCAGCGAGTCAGCGAGGCCCAGCGCACCCGCGCGCCGATCCAGCGGCTGGCCGACAAGGTGTCTTCCATCTTCGTGCCCACCGTCATCGCGGTGGCGGTGCTCACGGCCATCATCTGGGGCGTCTGGGGGCCGGAGCCTCGCCTGGCGTACGCGCTGGTGAACGCGGTGGCCGTGCTCATCATCGCCTGCCCGTGCGCGCTGGGCCTGGCCACGCCCATCTCGGTGGTGGTGGGCACGGGGCGCGGCGCGCAGGTGGGCGTGCTCATCCGGGACGCGGCGGCGCTCGAGCGGATGGAGCAGGTGGACACGCTCGTGGTGGACAAGACGGGCACGCTCACGGAGGGCAAGCCGCGGCTGGTGGCGGTGGTGCCGCAGGCCGGCTTCGAGGAGACGCGCCTGCTGCGGCTGGCCGCCAGCCTGGAGCGTGGCAGCGAGCACCCGCTGGCCGCAGCCATCGTGGCGGGAGCGCAGGAGCGGGGCGTGGTGCTCACGCAGGTTCAGGACTTCCGCTCCATCACCGGCAAGGGCGTGACGGGGCGGGTGGATGGGGACGCCGTGGCCCTGGGCAACGTGGCGCTGCTGGCGGAGCTGGAGGTGGAGCCGGGAGCGCTGGCCGAGCGCGCCGAGGCCCTGCGGCGGGAGGGGCAGACGGTCGTCTTCGTGGTGGCCGGGGGGAAGGCGGCGGGGGTGCTCGGGGTGGCGGACCCCATCAAGCTGTCCACGCCCGAGGCGCTCACCCAGCTGCGCCGCGAGGGCCTGCGGGTGGTGATGCTCACGGGGGACAGCCGCACCACGGCGGAGGCGGTGGCTCGCAAGCTGGGCATCACCGAGGTGGTGGCGGAGGTGCTCCCGGAGGCCAAGGGAGACGTGGTGAAGAAGCTCCAGGCCGAGGGCCGCGTGGTGGCCATGGCCGGGGACGGCGTCAACGATGCGCCCGCCCTCGCGCAAGCGGACGTGGGCATCGCCATGGGCACGGGGACGGACATCGCCATGGAGAGCGCCGGGGTGACGCTGGTGAAGGGCGATCTGCTCGGCATCGTCCGGGCCCGGAAGCTCAGCCAGGGCACGCTGCGCAACATCCGGCAGAACCTGTTCTTCGCCTTCGTCTACAACACGCTGGGTGTGCCGCTGGCGGCCGGGGCGCTCTACCCGCTCTTCGGCCTGCTGCTGAGCCCGATGTTCGCCAGCGCGGCCATGAGCCTGTCGTCGGTGTCCGTCATCGGCAACGCGCTGCGCCTGCGCAGGCTGTCGCTCTAG